Proteins found in one Triticum urartu cultivar G1812 chromosome 4, Tu2.1, whole genome shotgun sequence genomic segment:
- the LOC125553820 gene encoding pyruvate kinase, cytosolic isozyme-like, with the protein MADLALGAGPEEIWRRRAKTKIVCTLGPASRSVEMCARLLRAGMCVARFNFSHGSHEYHQETLDNLHKAMDITGILCAVMLDTKGPEIRTGFLKDGKPVKLNQGQEITITTDYTIQGDETMISMSYKKLAVDVKPGSTILCADGTITLTALSCDPEKGLVRCRCENSALLGERKNVNLPGVIVDLPTLTEKDKVDILQWGVPNKIDMIALSFVRKGSDLQMVRSVLGEHAKSIILMSKVENQEGVANFDDILANSDAFMVARGDLGMEIPIEKIFFAQKVMIFKCNQQGKPVVTATQMLESMIKSPRPTRAEATDVANAVLDGTDCVMLSGETAAGAYPELAVQTMSSICLMAETYVDHGAVFKLITAAAPVPMSPLESLASSAVRTANVSKASLILVLTRGGTTARLVAKYRPAMPVLNCVVPELKTDNDFDWTCSDEAPARQSLIVRGLIPMLSAATAKASDTEATEEAVSFALDYAKKLGLCKSGDSVVAVHRLSASSLVRILTVN; encoded by the exons ATGGCGGACCTGGCGCTCGGCGCGGGGCCGGAGGAGATTTGGCGGCGGCGCGCCAAGACCAAGATCGTCTGCACCCTCGGCCCCGCCTCGCGGTCCGTGGAGATGTGCGCGCGCCTCCTGCGCGCCGGCATGTGCGTCGCCAGGTTCAACTTCTCGCACGGATCCCACGAGTACCACCAGGAGACCCTCGACAACCTCCACAAGGCCATGGACATCACCGGCATCCTCTGCGCGGTCATGCTCGACACCAAG GGACCAGAAATTCGCACAGGCTTTCTGAAAGACGGCAAGCCTGTAAAGCTGAATCAGGGGCAAGAGATTACCATAACCACAGATTATACCATCCAGGGTGATGAGACCATGATTTCCATGAGCTACAAAAAGTTGGCTGTAGACGTGAAGCCTGGGAGCACTATACTATGTGCTGATGGCACCATCACGCTCACAGCGCTTTCTTGTGATCCTGAGAAAGGTCTAGTTCGCTGCCGATGTGAGAACTCTGCTCTCCTAGGTGAGAGGAAGAATGTCAATCTTCCTGGCGTCATTGTAGATCTCCCAACACTTACAGAAAAGGACAAGGTGGATATCCTACAGTGGGGAGTGCCAAACAAGATCGACATGATAGCACTCTCGTTTGTACGGAAAGGATCAGACCTTCAGATGGTCCGAAGTGTGCTCGGTGAGCATGCCAAGTCAATCATACTTATGTCCAAG GTTGAGAATCAGGAAGGTGTTGCTAATTTTGATGACATACTTGCAAATTCAGACGCCTTCATGGTTGCACGAGGAGATTTGGGTATGGAGATCCCAATTGAGAAGATTTTCTTTGCTCAGAAGGTGATGATCTTCAAATGCAATCAACAAGGAAAGCCTGTTGTCACTGCAACCCAGATGCTGGAGTCGATGATCAAGTCTCCCCGCCCTACACGGGCAGAAGCAACTGATGTCGCCAATGCTGTCCTAGACGGAACTGACTGCGTGATGCTTAGCGGCGAGACTGCAGCAGGGGCATATCCAGAGTTAGCAGTGCAGACAATGTCCAGCATCTGCTTAATGGCAGAGACCTATGTGGATCACGGTGCAGTCTTCAAGTTGATTACCGCAGCAGCACCAGTTCCTATGAGCCCACTTGAGAGTTTGGCATCGTCAGCTGTTCGGACGGCTAATGTCTCCAAGGCATCGCTTATCTTGGTCCTCACGAGGGGAGGTACGACTGCAAGGCTCGTCGCGAAGTACAGGCCAGCGATGCCAGTATTGAACTGCGTGGTTCCAGAGCTGAAGACCGACAATGATTTTGACTGGACTTGCAGCGACGAGGCTCCTGCAAGGCAGAGTCTCATAGTTAGGGGCCTCATTCCAATGTTGAGTGCCGCTACCGCAAAGGCTTCTGATACTGAGGCCACCGAGGAGGCCGTCAGTTTTGCCCTGGATTATGCCAAGAAGCTCGGCCTTTGCAAGTCAGGAGATTCAGTTGTTGCGGTGCATCGTCTCAGCGCATCATCTCTCGTCAGGATCTTGACAGTGAATTAG